Proteins encoded in a region of the Phoenix dactylifera cultivar Barhee BC4 chromosome 3, palm_55x_up_171113_PBpolish2nd_filt_p, whole genome shotgun sequence genome:
- the LOC103702813 gene encoding caffeoylshikimate esterase-like, translating into MEGIKYEEEFLLNSRGLKLFTCRWLPENREPKALIFLCHGYAMECSISMKGTGIQLAKAGFAVYGIDYEGHGKSSGLQGYIRSFDGLVNDCSDYFTSICERRENRMKKRFLLGESMGGAMVLLLHRKRPTYWDGAVLVAPMCKIAEEMKPPPIIIKILTQLSKIIPTWKLIPTKDIIDSAIKNPEWREQVRSNPYCYKGKPRLKTGYELLMVSLDIEKNLHQVTLPFIVVHGGDDIVTDPSVSRSLYETASSKDKTFKLYPGMWHALTSGEPQESIDLVFSDIIAWLDDRATPSNSRSEREHKAGHDPRSSHSSAWRESNVLTTPRSTDTTNMSFRLTKISTALN; encoded by the exons ATGGAGGGAATCAAATATGAAGAG GAATTCCTATTGAATTCTCGTGGATTGAAGCTCTTTACATGCCGATGGCTTCCTGAGAACCGAGAACCGAAAGCTCTGATCTTTCTATGTCATG GATATGCCATGGAGTGCAGCATCTCAATGAAAG GTACTGGGATACAGCTTGCTAAGGCGGGATTTGCAGTCTATGGAATCGACTATGAGGGCCATGGGAAGTCCTCTGGATTGCAAGGCTACATCCGAAGCTTTGATGGCCTCGTGAATGATTGCTCTGATTATTTTACCAGCATATGCG agagaagagagaatagAATGAAGAAGAGATTTTTACTTGGCGAGTCCATGGGAGGAGCTATGGTCCTTCTTCTACACAGGAAGAGGCCGACCTATTGGGATGGAGCAGTTTTGGTTGCTCCCATGTGCAAG ATTGCTGAAGAAATGAAACCTCCTCCAATAATCATCAAGATTTTGACACAGCTTAGTAAGATCATTCCAACTTGGAAGTTAATTCCCACCAAAGACATCATCGATAGCGCCATCAAAAATCCAGAATGGCGAGAACAG GTTCGCAGCAATCCTTATTGCTACAAGGGGAAGCCTCGCCTTAAGACCGGCTACGAGCTTCTCATGGTTAGCTTGGACATTGAAAAGAACCTGCACCAG GTGACATTGCCATTTATAGTCGTTCATGGAGGTGATGACATTGTTACCGACCCTTCGGTGAGCCGATCCCTCTACGAGACAGCATCGAGCAAAGACAAAACCTTTAAGCTCTACCCAGGGATGTGGCATGCACTGACCTCAGGGGAGCCTCAGGAGAGCATCGATCTCGTGTTCTCAGACATCATTGCATGGCTTGATGATAGGGCAACGCCCTCTAATTCGAGATCAGAAAGAGAACACAAGGCCGGGCACGACCCAAGATCGAGTCATAGCTCTGCATGGCGAGAAAGCAACGTGTTAACTACTCCGAGGAGTACTGATACTACTAATATGAGCTTTCGTCTCACGAAGATCTCTACAGCACTCAACTAA
- the LOC103702812 gene encoding caffeoylshikimate esterase-like isoform X2, translating into MAQDNESIRYEEEFITSPRGLELFTCRWLPRKKEPKALIFLCHGYGVECSMYMRDTGTRLAKAGYAVYGLDNEGHGKSSGLQGYVPSFNALVDDCSNYFMSICERQENKMKRRFLLGESMGGAMVLLLHRREPTYWNGAILVAPMCKIADEMKPHPFVISVLRKLCNIIPTWKIIPSQDIIDVAFKNPEKREEIRSNPYCYKGKPRLKTGHELLMVSLDIEKNLHQVSLPFLVVHGGDDIVTDPSVSKLLHESALSEDKTFKLYPGMWHALTSGEPLENIELVFADIVAWLDERASTGDSRFEIEQKAKHDEHFLKMQGKKMLGEMHNK; encoded by the exons ATG GCTCAAGACAACGAGTCTATCAGATATGAAGAG GAATTTATAACGAGTCCCCGTGGATTAGAGCTCTTTACATGTAGATGGCTTCCGAGGAAAAAAGAACCGAAGGCCTTAATCTTTTTATGTCAcg GATATGGAGTGGAATGCAGCATGTATATGAGAG acacagGAACTCGGCTAGCGAAGGCAGGCTATGCAGTTTATGGATTAGACAACGAGGGTCATGGGAAATCTTCTGGATTGCAAGGATATGTACCAAGCTTTAATGCCCTTGTTGATGATTGCTCTAACTATTTTATGAGCATTTGTG AGAGGCAAGAGAATAAGATGAAGCGACGGTTTCTTCTTGGAGAGTCCATGGGAGGAGCAATGGTCCTCCTCCTCCATAGAAGAGAGCCAACCTATTGGAATGGTGCCATTTTGGTTGCTCCTATGTGCAAG ATTGCTGATGAAATGAAGCCTCACCCATTCGTGATCAGCGTTTTGAGGAAGTTGTGCAACATCATACCAACGTGGAAGATAATCCCCTCGCAAGATATTATCGATGTTGCCTTCAAAAATCCTGAGAAAAGAGAGGAG ATTCGATCTAATCCTTATTGCTACAAGGGAAAACCTCGCTTAAAAACCGGCCATGAGCTTCTCATGGTCAGCCTAGATATTGAAAAGAACCTTCACCAG GTTTCACTGCCATTCTTGGTTGTGCATGGTGGAGACGATATCGTAACTGATCCATCGGTGAGCAAATTGCTCCATGAATCGGCCTTAAGCGAGGACAAGACATTCAAGCTGTACCCTGGAATGTGGCACGCCCTCACCTCCGGTGAACCACTTGAAAACATTGAGCTTGTGTTCGCCGATATTGTGGCTTGGCTAGATGAGAGAGCATCTACAGGGGACTCAAGATTTGAGATAGAGCAAAAAGCAAAGCATGATGAGCATTTTCTAAAGATGCAAGGTAAGAAAATGCTTGGAGAGATGCATAACAAATAG
- the LOC103702812 gene encoding caffeoylshikimate esterase-like isoform X1 — protein MYMRDTGTRLAKAGYAVYGLDNEGHGKSSGLQGYVPSFNALVDDCSNYFMSICERQENKMKRRFLLGESMGGAMVLLLHRREPTYWNGAILVAPMCKIADEMKPHPFVISVLRKLCNIIPTWKIIPSQDIIDVAFKNPEKREEIRSNPYCYKGKPRLKTGHELLMVSLDIEKNLHQVSLPFLVVHGGDDIVTDPSVSKLLHESALSEDKTFKLYPGMWHALTSGEPLENIELVFADIVAWLDERASTGDSRFEIEQKAKHDEHFLKMQGKKMLGEMHNK, from the exons ATGTATATGAGAG acacagGAACTCGGCTAGCGAAGGCAGGCTATGCAGTTTATGGATTAGACAACGAGGGTCATGGGAAATCTTCTGGATTGCAAGGATATGTACCAAGCTTTAATGCCCTTGTTGATGATTGCTCTAACTATTTTATGAGCATTTGTG AGAGGCAAGAGAATAAGATGAAGCGACGGTTTCTTCTTGGAGAGTCCATGGGAGGAGCAATGGTCCTCCTCCTCCATAGAAGAGAGCCAACCTATTGGAATGGTGCCATTTTGGTTGCTCCTATGTGCAAG ATTGCTGATGAAATGAAGCCTCACCCATTCGTGATCAGCGTTTTGAGGAAGTTGTGCAACATCATACCAACGTGGAAGATAATCCCCTCGCAAGATATTATCGATGTTGCCTTCAAAAATCCTGAGAAAAGAGAGGAG ATTCGATCTAATCCTTATTGCTACAAGGGAAAACCTCGCTTAAAAACCGGCCATGAGCTTCTCATGGTCAGCCTAGATATTGAAAAGAACCTTCACCAG GTTTCACTGCCATTCTTGGTTGTGCATGGTGGAGACGATATCGTAACTGATCCATCGGTGAGCAAATTGCTCCATGAATCGGCCTTAAGCGAGGACAAGACATTCAAGCTGTACCCTGGAATGTGGCACGCCCTCACCTCCGGTGAACCACTTGAAAACATTGAGCTTGTGTTCGCCGATATTGTGGCTTGGCTAGATGAGAGAGCATCTACAGGGGACTCAAGATTTGAGATAGAGCAAAAAGCAAAGCATGATGAGCATTTTCTAAAGATGCAAGGTAAGAAAATGCTTGGAGAGATGCATAACAAATAG
- the LOC103702811 gene encoding UDP-glucuronic acid decarboxylase 1-like isoform X2 encodes MKQLHKLPGLGQQQPIRTHSPTYTVTAARQHNSRSSAAASYLLREQRLLFVLVGAALASCFFLLQPYLSSSDRLLPTSDVPHRDLLPVSAASAGRRMPVGLRRPPLRIVVTGGAGFVGSHLVDKLLARGDSVIVIDNFFTGRKENVVHHFHNPRFELIRHDVVEPILLEVDQIYHLACPASPVHYKYNPIKTIKTNVMGTLNMLGLAKRIGARFLLTSTSEIYGDPLEHPQKETYWGNVNPIGVRSCYDEGKRTAETLTMDYHRGADVELRIARIFNTYGPRMCIDDGRVVSNFVAQALRRQPLTVYGDGKQTRSFQYVSDLVDGLVALMESEHIGPFNLGNPGEFTMLELAEVVKETIDSTAAIEFKPNTADDPHMRKPDITKAKELLNWEPKISLREGLPRMVTNFRQRILDAQS; translated from the exons ATGAAGCAGCTCCACAAGCTGCCTGGCCTCGGCCAGCAGCAGCCAATCCGGACCCACTCCCCGACCTACACCGTCACGGCCGCGAGGCAGCACAACTCCCGCTCGTCAGCCGCCGCCTCCTACCTCCTCCGCGAGCAGCGCCTCCTCTTCGTCCTCGTCGGCGCCGCCCTCGCCTCctgcttcttcctcctccagccCTACCTCTCCTCGTCCGACCGCCTCCTCCCCACCTCCGACGTCCCCCACCGCGACCTCCTCCCGGTCTCCGCCGCCTCCGCTGGGAGGAGGATGCCGGTGGGGCTGAGGAGGCCGCCGCTGAGGATCGTGGTGACGGGCGGAGCGGGGTTTGTGGGGAGCCACCTGGTGGACAAGCTGCTGGCCCGGGGGGACAGCGTCATCGTCATCGATAATTTCTTCACGGGGAGGAAGGAGAACGTGGTGCACCACTTCCACAATCCCAGGTTCGAGCTGATCCGCCACGACGTCGTGGAGCCCATCCTGCTCGAGGTCGACCAGATCTACCATCTCGCTTGCCCTGCTTCGCCGGTTCATTACAAGTATAATCCCATCAAGACCatc AAGACAAATGTGATGGGGACTCTGAATATGCTGGGATTGGCAAAGAGAATTGGGGCTCGTTTCTTGTTGACGAGTACCAGTGAGATTTATGGTGATCCACTTGAACACCCACAAAAGGAGACATATTGGGGCAATGTCAACCCTATTG GTGTTAGGAGTTGTTATGATGAAGGTAAGAGAACGGCAGAAACTTTAACTATGGACTACCATCGAGGTGCAGATGTTGAG TTGCGTATTGCACGTATTTTCAATACTTATGGGCCTCGCATGTGCATTGATGATGGGCGTGTTGTCAGCAATTTTGTTGCACAG GCCCTTCGTAGACAGCCATTGACAGTTTATGGAGATGGGAAGCAAACTCGAAGTTTCCAATATGTTTCTGACTTG GTTGATGGATTGGTAGCGCTAATGGAAAGTGAGCATATCGGACCTTTCAACTTGGGCAATCCAGGGGAGTTCACCATGTTGGAGCTTGCTGAG GTTGTCAAAGAAACAATTGATTCGACCGCAGCAATTGAGTTCAAACCCAACACTGCAGATGACCCTCATATGAGGAAACCAGATATCACCAAGGCAAAAGAGCTGCTGAATTGGGAGCCAAAGATATCATTGAGGGAAGGGCTGCCCCGGATGGTGACCAACTTCCGGCAGCGTATCTTGGATGCGCAGTCATAA
- the LOC103702811 gene encoding UDP-glucuronic acid decarboxylase 1-like isoform X1, with protein sequence MKQLHKLPGLGQQQPIRTHSPTYTVTAARQHNSRSSAAASYLLREQRLLFVLVGAALASCFFLLQPYLSSSDRLLPTSDVPHRDLLPVSAASAGRRMPVGLRRPPLRIVVTGGAGFVGSHLVDKLLARGDSVIVIDNFFTGRKENVVHHFHNPRFELIRHDVVEPILLEVDQIYHLACPASPVHYKYNPIKTIKTNVMGTLNMLGLAKRIGARFLLTSTSEIYGDPLEHPQKETYWGNVNPIVHLGRVCLACLPTVSEVIVTLCLLHGQVRKSSHFQLRIARIFNTYGPRMCIDDGRVVSNFVAQALRRQPLTVYGDGKQTRSFQYVSDLVDGLVALMESEHIGPFNLGNPGEFTMLELAEVVKETIDSTAAIEFKPNTADDPHMRKPDITKAKELLNWEPKISLREGLPRMVTNFRQRILDAQS encoded by the exons ATGAAGCAGCTCCACAAGCTGCCTGGCCTCGGCCAGCAGCAGCCAATCCGGACCCACTCCCCGACCTACACCGTCACGGCCGCGAGGCAGCACAACTCCCGCTCGTCAGCCGCCGCCTCCTACCTCCTCCGCGAGCAGCGCCTCCTCTTCGTCCTCGTCGGCGCCGCCCTCGCCTCctgcttcttcctcctccagccCTACCTCTCCTCGTCCGACCGCCTCCTCCCCACCTCCGACGTCCCCCACCGCGACCTCCTCCCGGTCTCCGCCGCCTCCGCTGGGAGGAGGATGCCGGTGGGGCTGAGGAGGCCGCCGCTGAGGATCGTGGTGACGGGCGGAGCGGGGTTTGTGGGGAGCCACCTGGTGGACAAGCTGCTGGCCCGGGGGGACAGCGTCATCGTCATCGATAATTTCTTCACGGGGAGGAAGGAGAACGTGGTGCACCACTTCCACAATCCCAGGTTCGAGCTGATCCGCCACGACGTCGTGGAGCCCATCCTGCTCGAGGTCGACCAGATCTACCATCTCGCTTGCCCTGCTTCGCCGGTTCATTACAAGTATAATCCCATCAAGACCatc AAGACAAATGTGATGGGGACTCTGAATATGCTGGGATTGGCAAAGAGAATTGGGGCTCGTTTCTTGTTGACGAGTACCAGTGAGATTTATGGTGATCCACTTGAACACCCACAAAAGGAGACATATTGGGGCAATGTCAACCCTATTG TACATTTAGGAAGGGTATGCCTCGCTTGCTTGCCGACTGTAAGTGAAGTAATTGTAACTCTGTGTCTACTTCATGGACAAGTGAGAAAAAGTTCCCATTTTCAGTTGCGTATTGCACGTATTTTCAATACTTATGGGCCTCGCATGTGCATTGATGATGGGCGTGTTGTCAGCAATTTTGTTGCACAG GCCCTTCGTAGACAGCCATTGACAGTTTATGGAGATGGGAAGCAAACTCGAAGTTTCCAATATGTTTCTGACTTG GTTGATGGATTGGTAGCGCTAATGGAAAGTGAGCATATCGGACCTTTCAACTTGGGCAATCCAGGGGAGTTCACCATGTTGGAGCTTGCTGAG GTTGTCAAAGAAACAATTGATTCGACCGCAGCAATTGAGTTCAAACCCAACACTGCAGATGACCCTCATATGAGGAAACCAGATATCACCAAGGCAAAAGAGCTGCTGAATTGGGAGCCAAAGATATCATTGAGGGAAGGGCTGCCCCGGATGGTGACCAACTTCCGGCAGCGTATCTTGGATGCGCAGTCATAA